The genomic region CCAGCGAGAGCTATGCCCTCACCCCCGCCTCGGCCGAGGTCAACCAGACGCAGACGCGGGAGTTCTCGCTCCGGGTGAGCTTCAACAAGACGGGCCTCCGCATCCCGCTCCCGTTCCTGAACCGGCGACGGCTCAACAACAACTTCCGCTTCAGCCTGATCGCCTCCCAGGCCAACAACCTCACGCGCCGCTTCGAACTGCGCTCGGACCTGGAGCAAGACATCTCGAACCTGCGTACCCCAACCTTCCGCAACCCGCTGGGCGAAGTCACGACCCGCCTCTCGCTCGAACCGTCGATCACCTACACGCTTTCGAACCAGGTCCGGGTGACGGCGTTCGTGCGCTACAACCAGTTCGACAGCGAGGGCAGCCGCAACCCTTCGACCTCGACCCTCGACGGCGGCTTCACCTTCAACGTGTCGTTCTCGAATTAGGAGCGGAAGAGGGCAGGCGGGGAAGAACGGAAGAGGGCCTTCGTGCGAGGCGCGGCGGTCTTCGTAGTTTTCCCAGCTTTCCTGCGCCCTTCCGCCCTTCCGCCCTTCCGCCCTTCCGCCCTTCCGCCCTTCCGCCCTTCCGCCCTTCCGCCCTTCCGCCCTTCCGCTCATGCCTCAGCCCGCTGCCGTCTGCCACCTCGGCCGGACCGAGTACGAAGCCGCATGGGACCTCCAGCGCCGGGTCCAGGAGCGGCTGATCGACGCAAAGCGTGCCGAGCCGGCGGAGGCGCTGCCGCACGTCCTCCTCGTCGTCGAGCACCCGCACGTCTTCACGCTCGGCAAGAGCGGCGACCGGGCACACCTGCTGGCCGACGAGGCGCTCCTGGCGCAGCGCGAGGCGTCGTTCGTCCCCGTAGACCGCGGCGGCGACATCACCTACCACGGCCCCGGCCAACTCGTCGCCTACCCGGTCCTCGACCTCGACCGGCTGCGCTACCCGGACGGCGACCGGGCGACCGACATCCACCGCTACCTCCGCACGCTCGAAGAGGCCGTCATCCAGACGTGCGCGGACTACGGCCTTGAGGCCGGCCGCGTGGCGGGCCGCACCGGCGTGTGGATCGACGCCGGCACGGAGCGCGAGCGGAAAGTCTGCGCCTTCGGGGTCCGGTGCAGCCGGTGGGTGACCATGCACGGCCTCGCGCTCAACCTCAACACGGACCTCTCGTACTTCGGCCACATCGTCCCATGCGGCATCGCGGACCGCGGCGTCACCTCGCTCGCCGCCGAACTCGGCCGGCCGGTGGACGAGGCCGAGGCCACGGGCCGCCTGCTGCACCACCTCACCGGCGCGTTCGGGCTCAACCCGACGGAGCACGCGTCGGAGGAGGCGTACCACTTTTTCGCCGGAATCGGCGTAACCTCCGGCGCGGCGGCTGTGTAGACACTCCGCGCGGCTTTCCGCTCGACACTCCTCCCTCTTTCGTCCTATTTTACCGCCTCACCCAGCACCCACGTCTATGGCTTTCAGCATCGAACACTTCGCCCGCCAGCTTCTCATCGAGGCGCTCTTCTACGACGAGGACTACGTCGCGCTCGGCAACGTCAGCCTGATCGACGGAGCCAGCCAGAAGGAGCTGTACCTCGCCTCGTTCGATCCCGAGCGGGACATCTTCCTGCTCGAAGAGGCCGTCGAGTGGGAGGATCTCGACGCCGACGAGGACGGTGAGATCGACTACGCCCTTGCGGTCGACGGCAAGGAGTACGGGACCTACGAGACCCCGGAGGACGCCGCCGACGCGCTCCTCGGCCTCGCCCGCACCCACGACCTCGTCCCGAGCTTCATGCTCCTCTTCGACGAGGAAGCGGCCTGAGTGCAGCGACAAGTTCACCCTGACAGGCTTGTCATCCTGAACTTGTTTCAGGATCTACGGGCACGCGCCCTAGATCCCGGATCGGGGTCCGGGATGACAAAATGGAGAGCCTATCAAGAATAGCTTGTCGAAGGACTGAGAGCAGAAACGAGGACGAGCGGAAGCAGGGAAGACGAGCGTGACGCGACGCCTCATCCGCTCTTCGGCTCCTCCGCTCTTACGATTCCCAAAGCCAGCAGGCCCCACCCGGCGATGAACGCGGTGCCGCCCATCGGCGTGATGATGCCGAGGCGGGGCGTGTCGGTGAGCACGAGCGCGTAGAGGCTGCCCGCGAACAGGACCGTCCCCACGAGGAACAA from Bacteroidota bacterium harbors:
- the lipB gene encoding lipoyl(octanoyl) transferase LipB, with amino-acid sequence MPQPAAVCHLGRTEYEAAWDLQRRVQERLIDAKRAEPAEALPHVLLVVEHPHVFTLGKSGDRAHLLADEALLAQREASFVPVDRGGDITYHGPGQLVAYPVLDLDRLRYPDGDRATDIHRYLRTLEEAVIQTCADYGLEAGRVAGRTGVWIDAGTERERKVCAFGVRCSRWVTMHGLALNLNTDLSYFGHIVPCGIADRGVTSLAAELGRPVDEAEATGRLLHHLTGAFGLNPTEHASEEAYHFFAGIGVTSGAAAV